A genomic stretch from Leptotrichia sp. HSP-536 includes:
- a CDS encoding ABC transporter ATP-binding protein: MKKLVIENVSKYYDKKAILSKINLSISQNECLGIMGESGSGKSTLSKLLVGLESFDEGNIIFNEISYKNINKKQLSLIHRKIQLVFQNAFGAVNPKYTVEEVLTEPLKIHYKKEISYEKMKKRAENFLEKVGLDSEFMSQKATQLSGGQLQRVCIARALILEPEIIIFDESVSGLDPIIQEQILELLGSLKETMNLTYIFVSHDFEACYYLCDKIVIIENGEIADIIENLDSPIIVKNERIKRILGKAVDFIETIQ, encoded by the coding sequence ATGAAAAAATTAGTAATTGAAAATGTAAGCAAATACTATGATAAAAAAGCCATTTTGTCCAAAATAAATTTATCTATTTCACAAAATGAATGTCTTGGTATTATGGGAGAAAGTGGTTCAGGAAAAAGTACATTATCAAAACTGCTTGTAGGACTGGAATCTTTTGATGAAGGAAATATCATATTTAATGAAATATCATACAAAAATATCAATAAAAAGCAGTTATCCTTAATTCATCGTAAAATTCAGTTAGTTTTTCAAAATGCTTTTGGTGCAGTAAATCCAAAATATACAGTAGAGGAAGTTTTGACTGAACCTCTAAAAATACACTATAAAAAAGAAATTTCATACGAGAAAATGAAAAAACGTGCAGAAAATTTTTTAGAAAAAGTAGGACTTGACTCTGAATTTATGTCACAAAAAGCCACTCAACTAAGCGGAGGACAGCTACAAAGGGTCTGTATCGCAAGAGCATTAATACTGGAACCTGAAATAATCATATTTGATGAATCTGTGAGCGGTCTTGATCCTATCATTCAGGAGCAAATACTTGAACTGCTTGGTTCACTAAAGGAAACTATGAATTTAACATACATTTTTGTTTCCCACGATTTTGAAGCCTGCTATTACTTATGCGACAAAATAGTTATAATAGAAAATGGAGAAATAGCTGATATTATTGAAAATCTTGATTCTCCTATCATAGTAAAAAATGAACGGATAAAACGTATTTTGGGAAAAGCTGTAGATTTTATTGAAACTATTCAATAA
- a CDS encoding ATP-binding cassette domain-containing protein, with amino-acid sequence MEKLDINALKISIDNKTILNDISFTLPKGETLIIIGESGSGKTMLSRLLVGIKPDNASINGNIFFDEKDLLKLSEKEWNEYRGKKISYISQNPMAVFNPFQNVESHAVELFQSRLGLSKKECIKKMIEEMKKLNLPNPETLMKKYPFQLSGGMLQRIMFSMMIQLEPELLIADEPTSALDYYNTEKVTELLKNLQSQNTSLIVITHDYNLAKELDGKIIIMKNGNLIEKGNTSDMLKNPQSDYGKSLILRKRYTRYKKEGI; translated from the coding sequence ATGGAAAAATTAGATATAAATGCACTAAAAATCAGTATTGATAACAAAACAATACTAAATGACATTTCATTTACATTACCAAAGGGAGAAACTCTTATTATCATCGGTGAAAGCGGTTCAGGAAAAACAATGCTTTCTAGATTATTAGTAGGAATAAAGCCTGATAATGCCAGTATAAATGGAAATATATTTTTTGATGAAAAAGATTTATTGAAATTATCAGAAAAGGAGTGGAATGAATACAGAGGTAAAAAAATTTCATACATTTCCCAAAATCCTATGGCTGTGTTTAACCCTTTTCAAAATGTGGAATCTCACGCTGTAGAACTGTTTCAAAGCAGGCTTGGCTTGTCAAAAAAAGAATGTATAAAGAAGATGATTGAAGAAATGAAAAAATTAAATCTTCCAAACCCAGAAACACTAATGAAAAAATATCCATTCCAATTAAGCGGGGGAATGTTACAAAGAATAATGTTTTCCATGATGATTCAACTAGAACCTGAGCTACTGATAGCCGATGAGCCTACTTCAGCCCTTGATTACTATAATACCGAAAAAGTTACTGAATTACTAAAAAATCTGCAATCCCAAAACACCTCACTTATAGTAATTACTCATGATTACAACCTCGCAAAAGAACTTGATGGAAAAATAATTATTATGAAAAATGGAAATTTGATTGAAAAAGGTAATACTTCTGATATGTTAAAAAATCCTCAAAGTGACTACGGGAAATCATTAATATTGAGAAAACGCTACACAAGATACAAAAAAGAAGGAATTTGA
- a CDS encoding ABC transporter permease: protein MKKRKLFYFSVSLLAVLIFIAIFAPLLAPYDPQFTDISQKLQLPSKLHKLGTDHMGRDVLSRLIYGTRLSLMISALITVVTLCISFPVGILAGWFGGKLDKIFLWIVNVFMAFPSFLLSMAFVGILGQGIGNIVIAVSAVEWIYYARILRNTVSSVKQQEYVQAAQAIGASPFFIIRKHILPFVFKPVLIAALMNIGNIILMISGFSFLGIGVQPNISEWGMMLNDAKPYFRRIPGLVLYPGLAIFITVLTFNLLGETFDNKGIKKLWKN, encoded by the coding sequence ATGAAAAAAAGAAAACTATTTTATTTTTCAGTATCATTACTTGCTGTATTGATTTTCATTGCTATTTTTGCACCTTTACTTGCTCCTTATGATCCACAGTTTACTGATATTTCGCAAAAACTTCAGCTTCCAAGCAAACTTCATAAGCTGGGAACAGATCATATGGGAAGGGATGTTCTTTCAAGACTAATCTACGGAACAAGGCTGTCACTTATGATTTCAGCACTAATTACAGTTGTTACATTATGCATAAGCTTTCCTGTAGGAATTTTGGCAGGCTGGTTTGGAGGGAAGCTGGATAAAATATTTTTATGGATTGTAAATGTCTTCATGGCTTTTCCGAGTTTTCTTTTGTCAATGGCATTTGTCGGCATTTTAGGACAAGGAATAGGAAACATTGTAATTGCTGTAAGCGCTGTTGAATGGATTTACTATGCAAGAATTTTAAGAAATACAGTTTCTAGCGTCAAACAGCAGGAGTATGTTCAGGCGGCACAGGCAATCGGAGCTTCGCCCTTTTTCATAATAAGAAAACATATTCTTCCTTTTGTTTTCAAGCCTGTCTTAATTGCAGCCCTAATGAATATTGGAAATATAATTTTAATGATTTCAGGATTTTCCTTTTTAGGAATAGGAGTACAGCCAAACATATCCGAATGGGGAATGATGCTAAATGATGCAAAACCTTACTTCAGACGAATTCCAGGGCTGGTGCTGTATCCAGGACTTGCTATCTTCATAACAGTTTTAACATTTAATCTGTTAGGTGAAACTTTTGATAATAAAGGAATTAAAAAATTATGGAAAAATTAG
- a CDS encoding ABC transporter permease, giving the protein MIKKLISLFSIFLAISVITFFLVKLSPGDPAQNYLRASRVSITTETLAAARKNLGLDKPLHIQYFNWLANILKGDFGTSYTKKAPVTELVTEAIVPTFQLGTFSFIILIILSPLLGVLSAIKRNTAFDYIIQVLSYTGVSLPTFWLGYILIIFFSVSLKILPVSGRGDWKNFILPCITLVLPLIAQTTFFIRKNILEEMEKAHVENAIIRGVSKKRIILNHLLRNTSIPIITVLSSNIMYLLTGSVLIEEIFAWPGIGKLFTTAVKTGDFPLIQILLLFFGIMSIIVNEFTQALVKYMDPRLRIKENSKTGGAL; this is encoded by the coding sequence GTGATAAAAAAATTAATATCATTATTTTCGATTTTTCTGGCAATATCAGTTATCACATTTTTTCTTGTAAAACTGTCGCCAGGAGATCCTGCCCAAAATTATTTAAGGGCATCACGTGTAAGCATAACCACAGAAACATTAGCAGCAGCCAGAAAAAATCTGGGACTGGATAAACCTTTGCATATTCAGTATTTTAACTGGCTTGCAAACATATTAAAAGGTGATTTTGGAACATCATATACAAAAAAAGCTCCTGTTACAGAACTTGTAACCGAAGCTATTGTTCCAACTTTTCAGCTTGGAACTTTCTCATTTATAATTTTGATTATATTATCCCCTTTATTGGGAGTCCTAAGTGCAATTAAAAGAAATACAGCTTTTGACTACATAATTCAAGTTTTATCCTACACAGGAGTATCACTTCCTACCTTCTGGCTAGGCTATATACTAATTATTTTCTTTTCAGTTTCATTAAAAATCCTGCCTGTTTCAGGAAGAGGCGACTGGAAAAATTTTATATTGCCCTGCATAACGCTTGTACTGCCTTTAATAGCACAGACAACTTTTTTTATAAGAAAAAATATACTTGAAGAAATGGAAAAAGCTCACGTTGAAAATGCGATTATTCGAGGTGTTTCCAAAAAAAGAATAATTCTCAACCACTTACTAAGAAATACATCTATTCCAATTATTACAGTTCTAAGTTCAAATATTATGTATTTACTGACAGGAAGCGTGTTAATTGAAGAAATTTTTGCTTGGCCAGGTATCGGAAAGTTGTTCACAACGGCTGTAAAAACTGGAGATTTTCCACTAATTCAGATACTGCTTTTATTTTTTGGAATAATGTCTATTATTGTAAATGAATTTACTCAGGCACTTGTGAAATATATGGATCCAAGATTAAGAATAAAGGAAAATTCCAAGACTGGAGGTGCATTGTAA
- the nikA gene encoding nickel ABC transporter substrate-binding protein, with product MRNSFKTIIIMLMMGFIFACQPKQKDAEKGKTGKSGKITLAFNQDPTGNLNPHEYLPSQFITQDMVYDGLVSYGENGEIKPMLAESWNISKDGKTYTFKLRKNVKFSDGSDFNAKNVVKNFDTIFSKQNKSNHSWFAFTNHLKSYRAVDDYTFEIVLDTAYTATLYDLAMIRPIRFLGDAGFPENGDTSKGIKKPIGTGAWVLKEHKNNEYAVFVRNEYYWGEKPAASEVVIKAIPDSETLALQFESGDIDLIYGNGLISLDRFEAYRQDKKYTTATSEPMSTRMILLNTTSPILKDLKVRQALSHAVDKQSIAKNIFGGIEKPADTIFAPNVPHTNVEVTKYNFDLVKAQALLDEAGWKKGADGMREKDGKKMILSFPYISSKVTDKNVGEYIQGEWKKIGIQVDLKAMEEKAYWENATAKNYDLMSDYSWGAPWDPHAYLTAMADDSVNGTNPAYAAQLGLPMKAELDKTIKALLVEPDENKLNEMYKYVLTTLQEQAVYIPISYQALLSVYRTGELEGVKFMPEENRLPVWTTVKVK from the coding sequence ATGAGAAATTCATTCAAAACGATTATCATCATGTTGATGATGGGATTTATTTTTGCTTGCCAGCCAAAGCAAAAAGATGCAGAAAAAGGAAAAACAGGAAAATCTGGTAAAATTACATTGGCATTTAATCAGGATCCTACTGGGAACTTAAATCCTCACGAATACTTGCCAAGCCAGTTTATTACACAGGATATGGTTTACGACGGACTCGTATCTTATGGGGAAAATGGAGAAATTAAGCCAATGCTTGCAGAATCTTGGAATATTTCCAAAGATGGAAAAACTTATACTTTTAAATTAAGAAAAAATGTAAAATTTTCAGATGGTTCAGATTTTAATGCCAAAAATGTTGTAAAAAACTTTGACACTATCTTTTCTAAACAAAATAAATCAAATCACTCATGGTTTGCATTTACTAATCATTTGAAATCATACAGAGCAGTTGACGACTATACATTTGAAATAGTTTTAGATACAGCTTATACTGCAACACTTTATGACTTGGCAATGATACGTCCTATACGTTTTCTGGGAGATGCTGGATTTCCTGAAAATGGAGATACTTCCAAAGGGATTAAAAAACCTATAGGAACAGGTGCCTGGGTATTAAAGGAACATAAAAACAATGAATATGCAGTTTTTGTAAGAAATGAATATTACTGGGGAGAAAAACCTGCCGCTTCAGAAGTTGTAATAAAAGCTATTCCTGATAGTGAAACACTTGCACTTCAATTTGAATCAGGTGATATTGATCTAATTTATGGAAACGGATTAATCAGCCTGGATAGATTTGAAGCATACAGACAAGATAAGAAATACACTACAGCCACTTCTGAACCAATGTCTACAAGAATGATACTTTTAAATACTACAAGCCCTATTTTAAAAGATCTTAAGGTAAGACAGGCATTAAGTCACGCCGTAGATAAGCAAAGCATAGCAAAAAATATATTTGGTGGTATTGAAAAACCTGCTGATACGATTTTTGCACCAAATGTACCTCACACAAATGTAGAAGTTACAAAATATAATTTTGACTTGGTAAAAGCACAGGCATTGCTTGATGAGGCAGGATGGAAAAAAGGTGCTGACGGTATGAGAGAAAAAGATGGTAAAAAAATGATTCTATCTTTCCCTTACATCAGTTCTAAAGTTACAGATAAAAATGTAGGAGAATATATTCAAGGAGAATGGAAAAAAATTGGTATCCAAGTTGACTTAAAAGCAATGGAAGAAAAAGCATACTGGGAAAATGCAACTGCAAAAAATTATGACTTAATGTCTGACTATTCATGGGGTGCCCCTTGGGATCCGCACGCTTACCTGACTGCAATGGCTGATGATTCAGTTAATGGAACAAATCCAGCTTATGCCGCACAGCTAGGCTTACCTATGAAAGCTGAACTGGACAAAACGATTAAAGCACTACTAGTTGAACCTGATGAAAATAAATTAAATGAAATGTATAAATACGTATTAACTACTTTACAAGAGCAGGCCGTATATATTCCAATCAGTTATCAAGCTTTACTAAGTGTTTATAGAACTGGAGAGCTGGAAGGCGTGAAATTTATGCCAGAAGAAAACAGGCTCCCTGTATGGACAACAGTAAAAGTAAAATAA
- the tpx gene encoding thiol peroxidase, whose protein sequence is MSEIKNKVTFKGNPVTIVGNEVKAGDVAPDFTVLSAELKEVKLSDYKGKVVVIAVFPSVDTGVCALQLSRFNQEAANFGDDVQLLSISVDLPFALGRYCADKGIKNALTTSDHKELDFGTKYGFVIKELRLLSRGTVIVDKDGIIRYVEYVPEIGEHPDYEKALEVIKELV, encoded by the coding sequence ATGTCAGAAATAAAAAATAAAGTAACATTTAAAGGAAATCCTGTAACTATCGTAGGAAACGAAGTGAAAGCAGGAGATGTAGCACCTGATTTTACAGTTTTGTCCGCAGAGCTGAAAGAAGTAAAATTAAGCGACTATAAAGGAAAAGTTGTTGTAATTGCGGTATTTCCATCAGTAGATACAGGTGTGTGTGCATTACAACTGTCAAGATTTAATCAGGAAGCGGCAAATTTTGGAGATGATGTGCAATTATTAAGTATTTCAGTTGACCTGCCGTTTGCACTTGGAAGATATTGCGCAGATAAAGGAATTAAAAATGCTTTGACAACTTCAGACCATAAAGAGCTGGATTTTGGGACAAAATATGGATTTGTAATAAAGGAATTGAGATTATTATCACGTGGAACAGTTATTGTGGATAAAGATGGAATCATAAGATATGTGGAATATGTTCCTGAAATTGGAGAACATCCAGATTATGAAAAAGCATTGGAAGTAATAAAAGAGCTAGTATAG
- the cobS gene encoding adenosylcobinamide-GDP ribazoletransferase: MIKGFIILMQFMTRLPIPVNVEYDEEKLGKSVKYFPLVGAIIGVFLFAVNFLTGKITENRQIIAIALIIAEILITGLIHIDGLADTADGLFSYAKKEKMLEIMKDSRIGTNGTVILILYFITKFVFLSQVKSGYLLLYPIISRLSTSMNAGFGEYARKDGMSNGIIDQNGKKEAIISIIIVAVLSFGIMKIKGLTILLLAIIFILWFMQNVKRKIGGITGDTMGASLELTALLVLFAGVILD, translated from the coding sequence ATGATAAAAGGATTTATAATTTTGATGCAATTTATGACAAGACTGCCAATTCCTGTAAATGTGGAATATGATGAAGAAAAACTGGGAAAATCAGTAAAATATTTTCCACTAGTTGGAGCAATAATAGGAGTCTTTCTTTTTGCTGTAAATTTTTTGACAGGAAAGATTACGGAAAATAGGCAAATTATTGCAATAGCTTTAATAATAGCAGAAATTTTGATAACAGGGCTTATTCATATTGATGGGCTGGCAGATACTGCGGATGGACTTTTCAGTTATGCTAAAAAGGAAAAAATGCTTGAAATAATGAAGGATTCAAGAATTGGTACAAATGGAACGGTAATACTTATATTATATTTTATAACAAAGTTTGTGTTTCTTTCTCAAGTAAAATCTGGATATTTGCTTCTTTATCCAATAATTTCAAGATTGTCAACATCAATGAATGCAGGATTTGGAGAATATGCAAGAAAAGATGGAATGAGTAATGGAATTATCGACCAGAATGGAAAAAAAGAAGCTATTATTTCTATCATAATAGTAGCAGTATTGTCCTTTGGAATTATGAAAATAAAAGGTCTGACAATATTACTTCTGGCAATAATATTTATACTTTGGTTTATGCAAAATGTAAAGAGAAAAATTGGAGGGATAACAGGAGACACTATGGGAGCTTCTTTGGAACTTACAGCATTATTAGTTTTATTTGCTGGAGTAATATTAGACTAA
- a CDS encoding sirohydrochlorin cobaltochelatase: MKKAVLVTSFGTSHKDTREKCLDSIENKVKAKYGSERVERAYTSGVIRRIVEKKEGIHIFDQNEGLEALKNKGYDEIVTMSLHILDGIEYAKLNDKYGKISKPLLVTDEDFQKVVNDEEFNSTEGNDAIVFMGHGSESSADSTYQRLQEEYVKAGKDNIFIATVEGQVTIEDVIQKLKGKGFSKILLKPFMIVAGDHAKNDMASDDEDSWKTILQNEGYEVTPVLKGMGEYKFIHNMFMDKLQEVY; this comes from the coding sequence ATGAAAAAAGCAGTTTTAGTAACGAGTTTCGGTACATCGCATAAGGATACGAGAGAAAAATGCCTTGATTCGATTGAAAATAAGGTAAAAGCCAAATATGGAAGTGAAAGAGTAGAAAGAGCCTATACATCGGGAGTTATAAGACGAATAGTGGAAAAAAAAGAAGGAATCCACATATTTGATCAGAATGAAGGACTGGAAGCTTTGAAAAATAAAGGTTATGATGAGATTGTAACAATGTCGCTGCATATTCTGGATGGAATTGAGTATGCAAAACTTAATGATAAATATGGAAAAATATCAAAACCGCTTTTAGTAACCGATGAAGATTTTCAAAAAGTTGTAAATGATGAAGAGTTTAACAGTACCGAAGGAAATGATGCTATTGTGTTTATGGGACACGGATCTGAAAGTTCTGCAGACAGTACATATCAAAGGCTTCAAGAGGAATATGTAAAAGCTGGGAAAGATAATATTTTCATAGCTACTGTTGAAGGGCAAGTGACAATTGAAGATGTTATTCAAAAATTAAAAGGAAAAGGATTTAGCAAAATATTGTTAAAGCCATTTATGATAGTCGCAGGAGATCATGCCAAAAATGACATGGCTTCTGATGATGAAGATTCATGGAAGACAATTCTGCAAAATGAAGGCTATGAAGTAACACCTGTTCTAAAAGGAATGGGAGAATATAAATTTATACATAATATGTTTATGGATAAACTTCAGGAAGTTTATTAA
- the nikB gene encoding nickel ABC transporter permease, whose protein sequence is MKNNKKLIKYLIQILVVLFGISFFTFCLMYISPGDPAQVMLTECGHLPTPELLAQTRAELGLDKPFYIQYWKWLFGVLQGDFGKSYSLRVPVIQKIGQAFIPTLSLSFMALFLMCVISIPTGILAAVKENKWQDYLIRMMTFMGMSVPSFWLGLVFLSIFGVQLGLVSVSGGNADFGSMILPALTIAIAMSAKYIRQIRHIFLEELNKSYVTGARMRGIKERDILWRHVLPNAMLPIITLLGLSLGSLLGGTAVVEIVYNWPGMGRMAVKAISAQDYPLIQSYVLIIAFLYLIVNIAVDISYKYLDARVEEVI, encoded by the coding sequence ATGAAAAATAACAAAAAATTAATAAAATACTTGATACAAATATTAGTTGTGCTTTTCGGAATAAGTTTTTTTACATTCTGTCTAATGTATATTTCGCCAGGAGATCCTGCCCAAGTTATGCTTACAGAATGCGGACATCTTCCAACACCAGAGCTTTTAGCACAGACAAGAGCTGAACTTGGACTTGACAAGCCTTTTTACATCCAGTACTGGAAATGGCTGTTTGGAGTTCTGCAAGGTGATTTTGGGAAATCCTATTCGTTAAGAGTTCCAGTAATTCAGAAGATAGGGCAGGCATTTATTCCTACATTGTCCCTTTCGTTTATGGCACTGTTTTTAATGTGTGTAATTTCGATACCGACTGGAATACTTGCAGCTGTAAAAGAAAATAAATGGCAGGATTATTTAATAAGAATGATGACGTTCATGGGAATGTCTGTGCCAAGTTTTTGGTTAGGGCTAGTATTTTTGAGTATATTTGGAGTACAGCTGGGACTTGTATCAGTTTCAGGTGGAAATGCTGATTTTGGTTCAATGATTTTACCTGCATTAACGATAGCGATAGCAATGTCTGCAAAATATATACGGCAAATAAGGCACATATTTCTTGAAGAGTTAAACAAAAGTTATGTAACAGGAGCAAGAATGAGAGGAATAAAAGAACGCGATATTTTGTGGAGACATGTATTGCCTAATGCAATGCTGCCTATAATAACACTTTTGGGACTTTCGTTAGGAAGCCTTCTGGGAGGAACTGCAGTTGTAGAAATAGTTTATAACTGGCCAGGAATGGGAAGAATGGCAGTAAAAGCAATATCAGCTCAGGATTATCCATTAATTCAGTCTTATGTACTAATAATCGCATTCTTGTACCTGATAGTAAATATCGCAGTTGATATTTCGTACAAATATCTGGATGCAAGAGTTGAGGAGGTAATTTAA
- the nikC gene encoding nickel transporter permease, which yields MNKLKFMGKNTQLKIFLTLAVIVVLIAIFAPFIVPNDPFKQLGPSLLRPSKQYIFGTDQLGRDLFSRVIYGSRYSIFMTLTLMFIIFAVGTILGVLAGYFGGIVDTVIMRLGDMMIAFPGLILAIAIAGLLNPSVKNSIIAIAAVTWTKYARLARSMVLKIKQELYVEAAKITGSKDYSIIFKYIIPNMITTMIVTAVSDMGTLMLEIAALSFLGFGAQPPTPEWGAMLNEGRTTLSRAPWMMMYPGLAIVIVVIIFNMLGDSVRDLVDVKSE from the coding sequence TTGAACAAATTGAAATTTATGGGAAAAAATACACAACTGAAAATATTTCTGACACTTGCAGTCATTGTGGTATTAATTGCGATTTTTGCACCATTTATAGTGCCAAATGATCCTTTTAAACAATTAGGTCCAAGTTTATTGCGACCATCAAAACAGTATATTTTTGGAACGGATCAACTTGGGAGGGATTTGTTCTCAAGAGTTATATATGGTTCAAGATACTCAATATTCATGACTTTGACTTTGATGTTCATAATTTTTGCTGTAGGAACGATACTGGGAGTACTTGCAGGATATTTTGGAGGAATTGTTGATACGGTAATAATGAGACTTGGAGATATGATGATTGCATTTCCAGGATTAATTCTTGCTATAGCGATAGCTGGACTTTTGAATCCGAGCGTGAAAAATTCAATTATAGCAATAGCGGCAGTTACTTGGACAAAATACGCAAGGCTTGCAAGAAGTATGGTTCTTAAAATAAAGCAGGAACTGTATGTAGAAGCGGCAAAAATAACAGGAAGTAAGGATTACTCAATAATATTTAAATATATAATTCCAAATATGATTACAACAATGATAGTAACAGCAGTTTCAGATATGGGAACATTAATGCTGGAAATAGCGGCACTTTCATTCTTAGGATTTGGAGCACAGCCCCCGACACCAGAATGGGGAGCAATGCTTAACGAAGGTAGAACAACACTTAGTAGAGCTCCTTGGATGATGATGTATCCAGGACTAGCAATAGTAATTGTTGTAATTATATTCAATATGCTGGGAGATTCGGTAAGAGATTTAGTTGATGTGAAAAGTGAATAA
- a CDS encoding ABC transporter substrate-binding protein, whose amino-acid sequence MLKNRKSKFLVLIMALLTLLVACGGKSAKSKSNPDELVVGVTSFADTLEPTDQYFSWVVTRYGVGENLTIFDEKGNLKPLLAENWKLSNDKLEWTFKIRDGVTFSNGHPLTAEAVKKSIERVFAKNKRAESFFKYASIEASGQELKIKTKEPVAILPESLADPLFLIVDTSVNTDEFAQKGPISTGPFVVQEFKPGEQTVVVRNENYWNGKAKLAKVTFKDINDQNTRALSLKSGEIDVAYNLKVTNKADFEGDKNIVINELKSLRSTYAFMNQTKGLKDKVLREAIIRGANRENYTQNLLQGGATPGKAPIPPTLDFGFNELKDENAYNRESAKKILADAGYKDVDGDGFVERPDGSKIDLNFVIYTSREELQIYAQAFQTDMKEIGIKVTLKPVSYETVLSMRDDSNFDMLIWNVLAANTGDPEKYLHENWYSKAETNKTGYSNPEVDKLLDELSKEFDKAKRKDLIVKIQQLIMNDAATLFFGYETTFLYSNKAVTGLKMYPMDYYWITKDVAKAN is encoded by the coding sequence ATGTTAAAAAATCGTAAAAGTAAATTTTTAGTTTTGATTATGGCATTATTAACATTATTAGTAGCGTGTGGCGGGAAAAGTGCAAAAAGTAAAAGTAATCCAGATGAACTTGTAGTTGGAGTAACTTCGTTTGCAGATACGCTTGAGCCTACAGATCAGTATTTTAGCTGGGTTGTAACTCGTTATGGTGTTGGGGAGAACTTGACAATTTTTGATGAAAAAGGTAACTTGAAGCCATTGCTTGCTGAAAATTGGAAATTAAGTAATGATAAATTAGAATGGACTTTCAAGATAAGAGATGGAGTAACTTTCTCAAATGGACATCCATTGACAGCAGAAGCAGTAAAAAAATCAATAGAAAGAGTATTTGCTAAAAATAAAAGAGCAGAATCATTCTTTAAATATGCTTCGATAGAAGCTAGTGGACAAGAATTGAAAATAAAAACAAAAGAGCCTGTAGCAATATTGCCTGAATCATTGGCAGATCCGTTGTTCTTAATAGTTGACACATCAGTTAATACAGATGAATTTGCTCAAAAAGGACCAATATCAACAGGACCGTTTGTTGTGCAAGAATTTAAACCTGGTGAACAGACAGTTGTTGTAAGAAATGAAAATTACTGGAATGGAAAAGCAAAATTGGCAAAAGTGACTTTTAAAGATATAAATGATCAAAATACGAGAGCATTGTCACTAAAATCAGGAGAAATTGATGTGGCATACAACTTGAAAGTTACTAATAAGGCTGATTTTGAAGGAGATAAAAATATTGTAATAAATGAATTGAAATCCTTAAGATCAACTTATGCCTTTATGAACCAAACTAAAGGATTAAAGGACAAAGTATTAAGAGAAGCAATAATAAGAGGTGCAAATAGAGAAAACTATACACAAAACTTATTACAAGGCGGGGCAACTCCTGGAAAAGCACCAATTCCACCAACATTGGACTTTGGATTTAATGAATTAAAGGATGAAAATGCGTATAATCGTGAAAGTGCTAAGAAAATATTAGCAGATGCAGGTTATAAAGATGTGGATGGAGATGGGTTTGTAGAACGTCCTGATGGATCAAAAATTGACTTGAACTTTGTAATTTATACAAGTAGAGAAGAATTGCAAATTTATGCTCAGGCATTCCAAACTGATATGAAGGAAATTGGTATAAAAGTTACTTTAAAACCTGTAAGCTATGAAACAGTTTTGAGTATGAGAGACGATTCAAACTTTGATATGTTAATTTGGAACGTACTTGCTGCAAACACTGGAGATCCTGAAAAATACTTGCATGAAAACTGGTACAGCAAAGCAGAAACAAATAAAACAGGTTATTCAAATCCTGAAGTTGACAAACTGCTTGATGAGCTATCAAAAGAATTTGACAAAGCTAAGAGAAAAGATTTGATTGTAAAAATACAGCAGCTAATAATGAACGATGCGGCAACATTATTCTTTGGATATGAAACTACATTCCTTTACAGCAACAAAGCAGTAACAGGGCTTAAAATGTATCCGATGGATTACTACTGGATAACAAAAGATGTAGCAAAAGCTAATTAA